One window of the Rosa rugosa chromosome 3, drRosRugo1.1, whole genome shotgun sequence genome contains the following:
- the LOC133740203 gene encoding uncharacterized protein LOC133740203 isoform X1, giving the protein MDKEWVNYERNTLEYRHGARKFVDTVQASLGNPERIRCPCIDCRNTKRHNYNIVYDHLIVPGMNPLYTKWIFHGEGTTIAGTHDKTEIPETYQMLRDACFENDDDVREPTNKRHVADYENLLEEAELPLYGGSGWTKMSATVALYKFKARHSVSNTGFDELLEMIGGFLPNDHILPNSLYSTKKLLKAFDLGYDKIHACVNDCCLFRKELEQVVQCPKCGSSRWKVDKNTKKLNEGIPAKVLRYFPIIPRFRRMFKNVEIAEQLTWHDTNKSQDVMMRHPVDSLAWKSIDRNWPSFASEPRNLRLGLSSDGFNPFGDFSSRYSCWPVILVTYNLSPSVCMSKENLMLTLLIPGPKQPGNDIDVYLEPLIDDLNELWLNGVSVYDAFRDVTFNLKAVLMWTINDFPAYGNLSSYSTKGKKACPVCGVQTCSKWLVNGKKHAYMDHRRFLPHDHPFRSMAASFDGTEEHRFKPRQLTGSEIYQVVQNIKNDWGKKKKGDNRNMMSVNRKRKKGGLNSYDDGGDDDCDDDGDDPMKLTKRWKKKSIFFELPYWQHLLLRHNLDMMHIEKNICESIIGTLLNMKGKTKDNLNSRKDLKEMGISKKLRQKNDGSSSSKGKTPPYVFLKKEKQIFCKRVFSLRPPDGYSLNIGSRVSLEELKIFNLKSHDCHVLIQQVLSVALRGLLPKGPRVAIFRLCDCLNQLCQRVIDISKVELLEDEIAETLCMLETFKLKGFFQLPIHLSLT; this is encoded by the exons ATGGACAAAGAATGGGTCAATTATGAAAG AAACACTTTGGAGTATAGACATGGAGCACGTAAATTCGTTGATACTGTTCAAGCGAGTTTGGGGAATCCAGAAAGAATTAGGTGTCCTTGCATTGATTGCAGAAACACAAAACGTCATAACTATAACATAGTTTATGACCACTTGATTGTACCTGGGATGAATCCTTTATACACTAAGTGGATATTTCATGGGGAGGGGACGACAATTGCAGGAACACATGATAAAACTGAGATTCCAGAAACATATCAAATGCTTAGGGATGCATGTTTTGAAAATGATGATGATGTTAGGGAACCTACAAACAAAAGACATGTGGCTGATTATGAAAATTTATTGGAGGAGGCAGAACTTCCCCTCTATGGAGGAAGTGGCTGGACAAAAATGTCTGCAACAGTAGCCTTGTATAAGTTCAAGGCAAGACATAGTGTATCAAACACTGGTTTTGATGAACTTCTTGAGATGATTGGTGGGTTTTTACCAAATGATCACATTCTTCCGAATTCTTTATattcaacaaaaaaattattgaaaGCATTTGATCTTGGTTATGATAAGATACATGCTTGTGTGAATGATTGTTGCTTATTTCGGAAAGAACTAGAACAAGTGGTTCAGTGTCCAAAATGTGGCTCATCACGTTGGAAAGTTGATAAGAACACAAAGAAATTAAATGAAGGCATTCCTGCAAAGGTTTTGAGGTATTTTCCAATTATACCTAGATTTAGAAGGATGTTTAAAAATGTTGAAATAGCAGAACAATTAACATGGCATGACACTAACAAGAGTCAAGATGTCATGATGCGCCATCCAGTTGACTCATTGGCTTGGAAGAGCATAGATAGGAATTGGCCTTCCTTTGCATCTGAGCCTCGTAATCTCAGACTTGGTCTTTCTTCTGATGGATTTAATCCTTTTGGTGATTTCAGTTCTCGTTATAGTTGTTGGCCTGTGATTTTGGTTACATATAACCTTTCCCCTTCTGTTTGCATGTCGAAGGAAAATTTAATGCTTACATTACTCATCCCTGGGCCGAAGCAACCAGGGAATGATATAGATGTATATCTAGAACCACTTATAGATGATTTGAATGAGTTATGGTTGAATGGGGTGAGTGTGTATGACGCATTTAGGGACGTTACATTTAACTTGAAAGCTGTGTTGATGTGGACCATAAATGATTTTCCTGCATATGGAAATTTATCTAGCTATTCCACGAAGGGTAAAAAAGCATGTCCAGTTTGTGGTGTTCAGACTTGCTCAAAATGGCTAGTAAATGGAAAGAAACATGCATACATGGACCATCGGAGGTTTCTTCCCCATGATCACCCCTTCCGTTCAATGGCAGCTTCCTTTGATGGAACAGAAGAACATAGATTCAAGCCTAGACAGTTAACTGGTTCAGAAATTTATCAAGTTGTCCAAAATATTAAAAATGATtggggaaagaaaaagaaaggtgaTAACAGAAATATGATGAGTGTTAATCGAAAGAGGAAAAAAGGTGGATTAAATAGTTATGAcgatggtggtgatgatgattgTGATGATGATGGCGATGATCCTATGAAGCTTACAAAGCGATGGAAGAAGAAATCAATCTTCTTTGAGTTGCCATATTGGCAg CATTTGCTATTGCGTCATAATCTTGACATGATGCACATAGAAAAGAATATTTGTGAGAGTATTATTGGCACTCTTTTGAATATGAAAGGAAAGACGAAGGACAACTTGAACTCTCGCAAAGATTTGAAAGAGATGGGAATTTCAAAAAAATTGCGTCAGAAAAATGATGGATCTAGTTCTTCTAAAGGAAAGACACCACCGTATGTGTTTTTAAAAAAGGAGAAGCAGATCTTTTGTAAGAGGGTATTTAGCTTGAGGCCACCAGATGGGTATAGTTTGAATATTGGCAGTCGGGTATCATTAGAGGAGCTTAAGATCTTTAATCTAAAGTCCCATGATTGTCATGTCCTAATACAACAAGTGTTGTCAGTAGCGTTAAGAGGTCTTTTACCAAAGGGGCCAAGAGTTGCTATCTTTCGGCTTTGTGATTGTCTGAATCAGCTGTGCCAACGAGTGATAGATATAAGCAAAGTAGAGCTGCTAGAAGATGAGATTGCAGAAACTTTATGCATGCTTGAAACTTTCAAGTTGAAAGGTTTTTTCCAATTACCAATTCATCTTTCTTTGACGTGA
- the LOC133740203 gene encoding uncharacterized protein LOC133740203 isoform X2, with protein sequence MNPLYTKWIFHGEGTTIAGTHDKTEIPETYQMLRDACFENDDDVREPTNKRHVADYENLLEEAELPLYGGSGWTKMSATVALYKFKARHSVSNTGFDELLEMIGGFLPNDHILPNSLYSTKKLLKAFDLGYDKIHACVNDCCLFRKELEQVVQCPKCGSSRWKVDKNTKKLNEGIPAKVLRYFPIIPRFRRMFKNVEIAEQLTWHDTNKSQDVMMRHPVDSLAWKSIDRNWPSFASEPRNLRLGLSSDGFNPFGDFSSRYSCWPVILVTYNLSPSVCMSKENLMLTLLIPGPKQPGNDIDVYLEPLIDDLNELWLNGVSVYDAFRDVTFNLKAVLMWTINDFPAYGNLSSYSTKGKKACPVCGVQTCSKWLVNGKKHAYMDHRRFLPHDHPFRSMAASFDGTEEHRFKPRQLTGSEIYQVVQNIKNDWGKKKKGDNRNMMSVNRKRKKGGLNSYDDGGDDDCDDDGDDPMKLTKRWKKKSIFFELPYWQHLLLRHNLDMMHIEKNICESIIGTLLNMKGKTKDNLNSRKDLKEMGISKKLRQKNDGSSSSKGKTPPYVFLKKEKQIFCKRVFSLRPPDGYSLNIGSRVSLEELKIFNLKSHDCHVLIQQVLSVALRGLLPKGPRVAIFRLCDCLNQLCQRVIDISKVELLEDEIAETLCMLETFKLKGFFQLPIHLSLT encoded by the exons ATGAATCCTTTATACACTAAGTGGATATTTCATGGGGAGGGGACGACAATTGCAGGAACACATGATAAAACTGAGATTCCAGAAACATATCAAATGCTTAGGGATGCATGTTTTGAAAATGATGATGATGTTAGGGAACCTACAAACAAAAGACATGTGGCTGATTATGAAAATTTATTGGAGGAGGCAGAACTTCCCCTCTATGGAGGAAGTGGCTGGACAAAAATGTCTGCAACAGTAGCCTTGTATAAGTTCAAGGCAAGACATAGTGTATCAAACACTGGTTTTGATGAACTTCTTGAGATGATTGGTGGGTTTTTACCAAATGATCACATTCTTCCGAATTCTTTATattcaacaaaaaaattattgaaaGCATTTGATCTTGGTTATGATAAGATACATGCTTGTGTGAATGATTGTTGCTTATTTCGGAAAGAACTAGAACAAGTGGTTCAGTGTCCAAAATGTGGCTCATCACGTTGGAAAGTTGATAAGAACACAAAGAAATTAAATGAAGGCATTCCTGCAAAGGTTTTGAGGTATTTTCCAATTATACCTAGATTTAGAAGGATGTTTAAAAATGTTGAAATAGCAGAACAATTAACATGGCATGACACTAACAAGAGTCAAGATGTCATGATGCGCCATCCAGTTGACTCATTGGCTTGGAAGAGCATAGATAGGAATTGGCCTTCCTTTGCATCTGAGCCTCGTAATCTCAGACTTGGTCTTTCTTCTGATGGATTTAATCCTTTTGGTGATTTCAGTTCTCGTTATAGTTGTTGGCCTGTGATTTTGGTTACATATAACCTTTCCCCTTCTGTTTGCATGTCGAAGGAAAATTTAATGCTTACATTACTCATCCCTGGGCCGAAGCAACCAGGGAATGATATAGATGTATATCTAGAACCACTTATAGATGATTTGAATGAGTTATGGTTGAATGGGGTGAGTGTGTATGACGCATTTAGGGACGTTACATTTAACTTGAAAGCTGTGTTGATGTGGACCATAAATGATTTTCCTGCATATGGAAATTTATCTAGCTATTCCACGAAGGGTAAAAAAGCATGTCCAGTTTGTGGTGTTCAGACTTGCTCAAAATGGCTAGTAAATGGAAAGAAACATGCATACATGGACCATCGGAGGTTTCTTCCCCATGATCACCCCTTCCGTTCAATGGCAGCTTCCTTTGATGGAACAGAAGAACATAGATTCAAGCCTAGACAGTTAACTGGTTCAGAAATTTATCAAGTTGTCCAAAATATTAAAAATGATtggggaaagaaaaagaaaggtgaTAACAGAAATATGATGAGTGTTAATCGAAAGAGGAAAAAAGGTGGATTAAATAGTTATGAcgatggtggtgatgatgattgTGATGATGATGGCGATGATCCTATGAAGCTTACAAAGCGATGGAAGAAGAAATCAATCTTCTTTGAGTTGCCATATTGGCAg CATTTGCTATTGCGTCATAATCTTGACATGATGCACATAGAAAAGAATATTTGTGAGAGTATTATTGGCACTCTTTTGAATATGAAAGGAAAGACGAAGGACAACTTGAACTCTCGCAAAGATTTGAAAGAGATGGGAATTTCAAAAAAATTGCGTCAGAAAAATGATGGATCTAGTTCTTCTAAAGGAAAGACACCACCGTATGTGTTTTTAAAAAAGGAGAAGCAGATCTTTTGTAAGAGGGTATTTAGCTTGAGGCCACCAGATGGGTATAGTTTGAATATTGGCAGTCGGGTATCATTAGAGGAGCTTAAGATCTTTAATCTAAAGTCCCATGATTGTCATGTCCTAATACAACAAGTGTTGTCAGTAGCGTTAAGAGGTCTTTTACCAAAGGGGCCAAGAGTTGCTATCTTTCGGCTTTGTGATTGTCTGAATCAGCTGTGCCAACGAGTGATAGATATAAGCAAAGTAGAGCTGCTAGAAGATGAGATTGCAGAAACTTTATGCATGCTTGAAACTTTCAAGTTGAAAGGTTTTTTCCAATTACCAATTCATCTTTCTTTGACGTGA
- the LOC133741225 gene encoding probable flavin-containing monooxygenase 1: MGKKVAIIGAGISGLLACKYTLSKGFQPIVFESSSTIGGVWTKTFESTKLQTPKAVYQFSDFPWPSSVTEDFPNQHQVMDYIRSYAQHFDLLRHIKFNTKVCGIEYEGPSEDEMQSWSLWAGTGEPFSSKGKWKVMVEDKQSPSTEVHLVDFVVLCIGRFSGIPNIPKFPLNKGPEEFHGEVIHSMEYASKDYESAAEFVKGKQVTVVGFQKSALDIAMECSNANGVEHPCTVLYKTEHWNVPDYLPWGVPLAYLYLNRFSELLVHKPGEGLLLCLLATILSPLRWAFSKFVESYIDKKLGLSKYGMVPRHSFLQQISSCLLSTVPKKFYDRVQEGSILLKKSPKSFGFCQEGILVEGENSFVKTDLVILATGFRGDEKLKDIFVSPTFQDYIAGSPKSTLPLYRECIHGRIPQLAVIGFSESVSNLYTSEMRCRWLAELLGGTFKVPSIKDMEKDVNQWDEYAKRYSGKYYRRSCIGALHIWYNDQLCKDMGWNPKRKKRLLAELFEPYGPTDYISS; encoded by the exons ATGGGGAAGAAGGTGGCCATAATAGGAGCTGGGATCAGTGGCCTTCTTGCCTGCAAGTACACCCTTTCAAAGGGCTTTCAACCCATCGTGTTCGAATCCTCGAGCACCATCGGAGGGGTATGGACCAAAACTTTTGAGAGTACCAAGCTCCAAACTCCTAAAGCAGTCTACCAATTCTCAGATTTTCCATGGCCTTCTTCAGTGACAGAGGACTTTCCAAACCAGCATCAAGTTATGGATTACATCCGATCATACGCTCAACATTTCGACTTGCTCAGGCACATCAAATTCAATACCAAAGTGTGTGGTATAGAGTATGAAGGTCCATCTGAGGATGAGATGCAATCATGGAGTCTCTGGGCCGGCACCGGTGAGCCTTTCAGCTcgaaagggaaatggaaagttaTGGTAGAAGACAAGCAAAGCCCTTCAACTGAG GTTCACTTGGTAGACTTTGTAGTCCTCTGCATTGGACGATTCAGTGGTATTCCAAACATTCCCAAATTTCCTCTGAACAAGGGTCCAGAAGAATTTCATGGCGAGGTCATACACTCGATGGAATATGCTTCTAAGGATTACGAAAGCGCCGCTGAATTTGTGAAAGGAAAGCAAGTAACAGTTGTTGGGTTTCAGAAATCTGCATTGGACATTGCAATGGAGTGCTCAAATGCAAATG GGGTGGAACATCCATGTACAGTGTTGTACAAGACAGAACACTGGAATGTTCCTGACTATCTCCCATGGGGTGTGCCTCTGGCATACCTATACCTCAATCGCTTCTCGGAGCTTTTGGTTCATAAGCCCGGTGAAGGCCTCCTACTCTGTCTCCTTGCAACAATTCTTTCACCTCTG AGATGGGCATTTTCAAAATTTGTTGAAAGCTACATAGATAAGAAGCTTGGGTTATCCAAGTATGGAATGGTACCTAGGCATAGTTTTCTTCAACAAATCAGTTCCTGTCTGCTGTCAACCGTGCCTAAAAAATTCTATGACCGAGTCCAAGAAGGAAGCATTTTACTTAAGAAATCACCCAAAAGCTTCGGCTTTTGCCAAGAAGGCATTTTGGTTGAAGGAGAAAACTCCTTTGTAAAGACAGATTTGGTCATATTGGCTACTGGATTTAGAGGTGATGAGAAGCTTAAAGACATCTTTGTGTCACCAACATTTCAAGACTACATAGCTGGATCACCTAAGTCCACTTTACCTCTCTACAG GGAATGCATCCATGGACGAATTCCACAACTAGCTGTAATTGGATTCTCCGAGAGTGTCTCAAACTTGTACACATCCGAGATGAGGTGCAGATGGCTAGCAGAGCTTCTTGGAGGCACATTCAAGGTACCAAGCATAAAAGACATGGAGAAAGATGTGAACCAATGGGATGAGTATGCCAAGCGATACTCCGGAAAATACTACCGCAGATCATGCATCGGAGCGCTGCACATATGGTACAATGACCAATTGTGCAAGGATATGGGTTGGAATCCCAAAAGGAAGAAGAGACTTCTAGCTGAACTATTTGAGCCTTATGGCCCAACGGATTATATTTCCTCTTAA
- the LOC133737643 gene encoding uncharacterized protein LOC133737643 → MDVLKNVLVSTSNGDPYKDLWRCIWRAKIPGKVSICAWRACNNLLPTRDRLFTKGYEGPMQCILCNYPVEDVSHVFCKCAVAAKILKAPPFQLQHTILPSLNFKEWMLERATSLKPELFAKLSMILWPLWRNRNNCLWNGSKQTAHDISLSSFAWLEDFQKARQSTTAGNNAQQEKVWEPAAYGALKLNVDAAFLPQHTKGGIGGVIRDAQGKFVAAFASPVAHTASPKQCELIAIRAGLDLLHSLRIQHVIVESDCMEAIAEIQCRDHTFLANGGLIDDIKHAAAQVHSIQIRHTPRSCNRVAHRLAAIGFEASISSCNLV, encoded by the coding sequence ATGGATGTGTTGAAGAATGTGCTTGTGTCAACTTCAAATGGGGATCCTTATAAGGATCTATGGCGGTGTATTTGGAGAGCGAAGATCCCTGGCAAGGTTAGCATTTGTGCATGGCGTGCATGCAATAACCTCCTACCTACACGGGATCGTCTCTTCACAAAGGGATATGAAGGCCCTATGCAGTGTATTCTATGCAACTATCCAGTCGAAGATGTATCGCATGTTTTCTGCAAATGTGCAGTAGCTGCTAAAATCTTGAAGGCTCCACCTTTTCAATTACAGCATACTATTCTGCCATCCCTAAACTTTAAGGAATGGATGCTCGAGCGTGCAACCTCTTTAAAGCCGGAACTCTTTGCCAAACTATCGATGATACTGTGGCCACTATGGAGGAACAGAAATAACTGTCTCTGGAATGGATCCAAACAGACAGCACATGACATCTCCCTAAGCAGCTTTGCATGGCTCGAAGACTTTCAGAAAGCCCGTCAGTCTACTACTGCGGGCAACAATGCACAGCAGGAAAAGGTATGGGAACCAGCTGCATATGGGGCCTTGAAACTTAACGTCGATGCAGCTTTTCTCCCTCAACACACAAAAGGAGGTATTGGAGGAGTCATCCGTGATGCTCAGGGCAAGTTTGTGGCTGCTTTTGCCAGTCCAGTGGCGCATACTGCATCGCCAAAACAGTGTGAACTGATTGCAATCAGAGCGGGTCTTGATCTCCTTCACTCACTTCGAATACAGCACGTCATAGTGGAGAGTGACTGTATGGAAGCTATTGCTGAAATTCAATGTCGGGATCATACGTTTCTTGCTAATGGAGGGCTTATTGATGACATCAAACATGCTGCTGCCCAAGTCCATTCCATTCAGATACGACATACACCACGTTCTTGTAATCGGGTTGCGCATAGGCTTGCAGCCATAGGTTTTGAGGCATCGATCTCATCATGTAATCTGGTTTGA